From the genome of Solanum pennellii chromosome 6, SPENNV200:
CACCAATCCAGGCTACGTCGATGGGGAAGGCAGGCTTCGAATCCTCCCTTATGTTGATTTTCAAAAATCCCCTCATGGTTGCAATCTCTGCCCTCCCAACATGTGCAAGGTAACTAAATACTAAATCCTTCAATTTagatttaatatgaaattaactaattattccTAATTGAGATTCTGTCTGTTTAATGCAGGGTATGATAGTAGAGAGAATTCAAGCTAAGGAAGGAAAGAAGAGAATGATTTATCTAGGCGATGGAATCGGAGATTTCTGTCCCAGTTTGAAGCTGAGGGAAGTAGATTTTGTGATGCCAAGAAAAGATTTCCCAGCCTGGAATTTGATAAACCAAAACAGGACACTAGTAAAAGCAGGGGTCCACGAGTGGACCGACGGCAAAGAACTTGAACACATTTTGCTACAATGGATCAACACAATCAACATTGAAGAAAGTCAATTGTTATCAATGGAGTATTGCAAATTCCAGACGAAACCCAATGCAGCTCATGGAGCCTTGCCACGGCCTCTTCCAGTGCCTTACTAAATACTAATGGCTACAAGATTATTGTACTTTGTTTTGTACGTTTACTATCAAAACTTAAAAACTACTAATTGCCATATTTGAACATGTGGTTTGTGTTCACGAAGACTCTTCAACTATTCTTTTGGAAAATGACTCTTTCTCGATTCAATTTAACTCAATAATTTTGGACGCACCAGAATacttacaatttttaaaatatattgaatttaatacTGTAAACTTAAAACTTTTTGAACCTATTGAGATTATGTTTGGTTAGGCTTTTAGGAGGTAAAAACACTAAATCAATAttcccaaatttttttcttatgaaaatGTTACTGCTGATGTTTCCATATTTCATTAACCTATTCTGACTTTGacatataatttaagaaaaataacgaGTTAAATCTCATAATTTGAAGAAAGTCAACTGtactaaaatacttttttaattttgtgcgCTTTAAAATTTGTCATCTGGAAAATAGAAATTAcaaattaaagttgtattataAATCTTGGATCAGTACCTGCCTTTCTATAAACTCCTATTCTTGtttttattgaataattttaCAATATATCTGCCTTCTGGTGGTAATTGGTAGGTAAGGTGCAAAGAGGATGTGTCTTTTGCTGAAATTATTAATCATCTTCTTAATTAGATCATGCCAACTGCTATATTTACCTAGGTTCTCTTAGTTCCAGCTCAttcaaattgtgtttctgtATTACCACATATTATAGTAAATTGTAGTTGGAAAACTAAAATggtaaaagtaaataaaataatattcagGTCAAGGCATACAAATTTCGTTTTTTAAGGAGATTTGAATCTAATTTAATTGATCTAGATTTTAGaccataataaaaataacatttagcattaataaatatatacataaacaaaGAGTGGTAAAGTTTTTACAGACTTTAGTTAAATGTCATTATATAGcctccaaaaatattataaagagtgttaattgctgctaaaaatacatatttagcgctAATTAAGCTATTGACACTAATTGAATGTcactaaagatcatttttggtGTAGTGCCGAGCTGCCAGCAGTATGTACAACACTGGACTTGTTCTATGCAAAGTACAACAATCGAATAATATGTGTGACTCTAAAAACTCTTGATTAGTTGAAGAACTTATATAACCACCATTAGAACACACCTTCCTTCCCAAtaaaatttttctcttttgtatAGTGAATAAATTTGAGAtaatatcttaaaatgttactaactttgagaatttttatagcaaaagttattaaattttgtgaattttAATGACTTTTCTATGAGGCTACCACAATATACCtctaaaatgtgaattttctcATTCTTCCTTCTTCGCTTTTCTCCATAATTCTCGTAAAAGCTAATGaactaaaacaaacataaaaagaaattaattttcttttgtccaATTCATACTAATTAAGGACTATTTAAGGGTTATCACCTCATGTTTATCACAAACAATTACATGTAATTGATATTGTTCAAGATCATTACATCgtctatatataaaaagtaaacaTCTAAGAAACATATCACATGATAATGGTGCATTACAAAATCAAGATCTGGCAAAGATATagtgaaaaataataacaagaatCATGCTTATTGCCTTTTTATCTGATTGACGTgtcaataataatagtaataataataataatctgaaTGCTTCTAAATCAACAAACTGATCActacataatttcatttttcctAGAGTTCTCCAGATGTCCCCTTgaaatttcatttctttctaCAGTGGAAATAATCGTACTCGTAATGACAAATCACAATCATATTATTAAAAGcttgttgtaaaaataaatttcgtTTTAGTGCTCAAAAGcagtatttcaaaatttttgtatGTGATCTATTATTTGTATGGATAAATCCTATATTAGAATATATAACTTCaatcattaaaatcattttttcatcACTTAGCTTCATAATAATTATGTAAAgcttttacatattttttttataatacgAGTCAGTTTGACATTACTGCTAAAAGCGATTTATTTTcagaaacattttttaaaatagcttTTTagaaaatcctttttgaaaaaaaaataatttgtgtttggCTAATTCAttagaaaagtattttttataagCAAATTGTGTTTGATTAAATAGAAAAGTGCTTTCGAAAAAATAATATGTGTTTGACTAATTCAttagaaaagtattttttataagCAAATTGTGTTTAactaagttttttaaaaaaatgcttttgaaaattaaattactattaatgttaaatattaaatgtacttgtaatattaaaattattttatagagagaaattaatttaaacatctatgataaattattaaattatttaatggaAGGGACATTTTACAATCAATGATTATCATTCAAAACATGAATATTTATGCTCTATTAATCCACTCGACAACTTTTAATTTCTAGGGCAGCGAAGGGTTCAAtcgatttttttgtttttgaaaagtatatatatatatatatatatatactttgattgtttttataaaaaacttttagatatatgaaaatatacaaaacatgctttttatttttgatatatatatgtattttttaatattataaatcatcataattgtCATTTGCCACTACCACGGTTAAAGTAACAATTTACCCCTTTTGATTtgtatactaaaaaaaatattaagtattttctatttatgatttttaagtaGTTGgtaaagagaaaaaattaaaacacaaataaatctaTATTACATCACATAaatctagtttttttttgtattacaTCATAAATCTAgtttttttctatattacatCATAaatctagtttttttttatattacatCACATAAATCTAGTTTATTGTATATTACATCACATAGATTTATTCTCCCATGTAATTCATAAAAGGATTTAGTTCAATCCTAATTTGTGGAGAATTCCATTCCCTGCATGGAATATTCCTTGGAATTTCAATAAATCCTCCCAACTAATAAATGAAAAGTAATTTAAATCAAAAAGATTTAACCACCGCAGGATCAAAATCTAACGGCTAATGtggaaaattatttgaaaaccaAGTGAGAATAggaatttcaaatttgagtggCTTTGCCTTAACTTGTGTAATATTCCCTTAGCATCTTATTTTCTTATAcctaattcccttttttttcccCTACCTATAAATCTCCCTCTTCATTCACAAACCCAAATACATCccataacaacaacaaacaaacagagctcttcttttctcttctctgaAAAGTTACTCAAAAAATGGCTGGAATTGTAGTGGTTTTCGACTTCGACAAGACGATTATCGATGTGGATAGTGATAATTGGGTGGTGGATGAGTTAGGCGCCACTGATTTATTCAATCAGCTTCTTCCCACTATGCCATGGAACTCTCTCATggtaactttttcttttcttactctACTTTATATGCTTTTCTTTCAAAGCACAAGGCTGATAATTTTATGTTCTATTTCAAATAACAGGATAGAATGATGAAGGAGCTTCATACACAAGGCAAAACAATACAAGATATTGAAGAGGTACTGAAACGGGTTCCCATACACCCTAGGATTGTTCCAGCTATTAAATCAGCTCATGCATTAGGGTACGTATAACGTATCTCATAATTTCAGCTTGCCTAAACTTTGTATAAAAACTAACTGAATGTGTGTTAATTCAGGTGTGATTTGAGAGTAATAAGCGATGCAAATGTATTCTTCATCGAAACAATATTGAAACATGTTGGAATCAGGGATTGTTTTTCTGAGATCAACACCAATCCAGGCTACGTCGATGGGGAAGGCAGGCTTCGAATCCTCCCTTAtgttgattttcaaaaatttcctcATGGTTGCAATCTCTGCCCTCCCAACATGTGCAAGGTAACTAAATACTAAATCCTTGAATTtctatttaatatgaaattaactaattattccTAATTGAGATTCTGTCTGTTTAATGCAGGGTATGATAGTAGAGAGAATTCAAGCTAAGGAAGGGAAGAAGAGAATGATTTATCTAGGCGATGGAATCGGAGATTTCTGCCCCAGTTTGAAGCTGAGCGAAGCAGATTTTGTGATGCCAAGAAAAGATTTCCCAGCCtggaatttgataaataaaaataggacaCTAGTAAAAGCAGGGGTCCGCGAGTGGACCGATGGCGAAGAACTTGAACACATTTTGCTACAATTGATCAACACAATTAACATTGAAGAAAGCCAATTGTTATCAGTGGAGAACTGCAAATTAGAGACAATGTCAAAAGCAGGTCATGGAGCGTTGCCACGGCCTCTTCCAGTGCCTTACTAATGCCAAGTTTGCTTGAGTCAATACCATGAAGCTTGTGACTTGCAATTGGTTTTGATTTTAGGTAGTTAACTATGGTTTCTTTGTTAACTGGGCTACAACaatgttattgtttttatttttatgtatgacAATTGCATTATGACAACGAAAATCGGTGTGCCGCATATAAGCCTGTTGCAATATGTCTATAGTAACTGTTTTATAGCAACAGTTGTAAACTGTTGCAACACATTATTTATAGCAACAATTATTCTTTAGTTTAAGAGACACTTTTCGATGATTGCTACAACAGTTGCGAACCGTTGTAAAAGACCTATAGCAACAAAGTTATTATACAACTCGATCTACTCTATTACAACAGTTCTTCTAAACTACTGCAACAATGTTATTAGTCTATTGCAATAGACTTTTTAAATGGTAAACTATAATATAATGATGGAAAATATTAAACCAATATGTACTTTAACTAGTCGCATCCATATACTAAAGATAAGTACACATGATTTTGATTTACAATTCAAGAGTTAACATGCATTGATGTTCACAAAAATTAAgcctaaacataaaaataatcctAGAATATTCAAGAATTGACATTCATTCAAGTTCACAAAATTAGGCCAAAAGGTAGAAAGTGCTCCTGAGTTTCATGGTCAATCTCTTAACCCTGTATATCTTCTGCATTTCACTTATATATGCTCCACCTTCAATCAGTGATGCAACTTTCTTCAAATCTAAACCaccacaaacaaacaaaaaagacCATGAAagaaaagatacttgaaaaaaaaatatacttgctGAAGGGGGAGTTTTTCATTCTACTTCCAAAATAGTTTAAAATGCAAAACTTTGACTATCAAATTCAACTCAGCCAAAAATTAGGATAGAAATATCGATAGTCATGTCTGATAGAAATTGCCTCTCCGGAGGAGAAGGTGGTTGCGATGGAGCTGCTCGCTGATCGGAGAATGGAAAAGAGAAGACCAGACAGTGGCCATCTCCGTGCTGCTATTGGTCATCGCCGGAGCTGCtggaaaagagaaaagaatgcAGGGAGGCGCTAGGGATATCATCGGTTGCTGGTGTTGTTGTTCTCTCGTCTTTGTCGAAAGAGAGAAAGAGGTGACGTTGCCTTGAGCTCGCTGGCTGGAGCTTGTTGTTTCCCTCGATGGAGCCTGCTCGCTGGAGCTTCTGGCTATTGTTTCTCGCTGGGGGAGAAAAGGGAAGCAGCGATGAGGAGGGGAGGAGAAGAGATAGCGGATGCCGCTGCTAT
Proteins encoded in this window:
- the LOC107022747 gene encoding inorganic pyrophosphatase 1-like; translated protein: MSGIVVVFDFDKTIIDVDSDNWVVDELGATDLFNQLLPTMPWNSLMDRMMKELHTQGKTIQDIEEVLKRVPIHPRIVPAIKSAHALGCDLRVISDANVFFIETILKHIGIRDCFSEINTNPGYVDGEGRLRILPYVDFQKSPHGCNLCPPNMCKGMIVERIQAKEGKKRMIYLGDGIGDFCPSLKLREVDFVMPRKDFPAWNLINQNRTLVKAGVHEWTDGKELEHILLQWINTINIEESQLLSMEYCKFQTKPNAAHGALPRPLPVPY
- the LOC107022735 gene encoding inorganic pyrophosphatase 1-like, whose amino-acid sequence is MAGIVVVFDFDKTIIDVDSDNWVVDELGATDLFNQLLPTMPWNSLMDRMMKELHTQGKTIQDIEEVLKRVPIHPRIVPAIKSAHALGCDLRVISDANVFFIETILKHVGIRDCFSEINTNPGYVDGEGRLRILPYVDFQKFPHGCNLCPPNMCKGMIVERIQAKEGKKRMIYLGDGIGDFCPSLKLSEADFVMPRKDFPAWNLINKNRTLVKAGVREWTDGEELEHILLQLINTINIEESQLLSVENCKLETMSKAGHGALPRPLPVPY